The Streptomyces sp. NBC_01276 genome contains the following window.
GTAACAGCGTTGAACCGATGCCATTCCGCTGGAGGATGACTCTCCGTGCAGCACGTTTCACAGGCTCCCGTCACCACCCCCGACGCCGAGCCCGCGCCGCCCGAGCCCCGCGCGTTCAGCCAGGTCAAAGGCTGGTTCTCGGCCTATGACCAGGTGCTCTTCGACTGGTTCCTGAAGCGCCAGAACGCCACCCCCGAAGCGTCGGGCGACATCCTCGAACTGGGGGCGTTCCTGGGCAAGAGCGCGATCTTCCTCGCCGGATACCTGCGGGAGGGCGAGGAGTTCACGGTCTGCGACCTCTTCGACTCGCCCGCGCCCGACGACTCCAACCTGGCGGAGATGCGGGACTCCTACCCCACCCTCACGCGCCGCGGGTTCGAGACGAACTACCTGGCCTTCCACCCGTCCCTGCCGACCGTCATCCAGGCCCCGACCTCGGTGGTCGCGGACCGGGTGCGCCCCGGCAGCTGCCGTTTCGTCCACGTCGACGCCTCCCACCTCCACGAACACGTGGTCCAGGACATCGCCTCCTCGCGCCTGGTCGCCACCCCCGACGCCGTCGTCGTCTTCGACGACTACCGCGCCGCCCACTGCCCCGGCGTCGCCGCCGCGGTCTGGGGGGCGGTGGCCGGCGAGGGACTGCGCGTGATCGCGGTCTCCGCCTCGAAGCTCTACGCGACCTGGGGCGACCCCGTGCCCCACCAGTCGGCGCTGCTGGCCTGGCTGGAGGGCCGCACGGACCTGTGGCACGGCGTGGACGTGGTGGCCGGGCACCCGCTGGTGCGCATAGGCGACGAGGGAGTGGCGGCGCCGCCCGCGCCGAAGCCGCTGCGCCCGCCGGCCGAGCCCGTCGCGGCCCCGGCCGCCGCCGTGAAGCCGGTCCGCTGGCGCCGGCTGGCCAAGGACCTGCTCCCGCCGCTGCTCACCCGCGCCATCGTGGCCCGGCGGCGGCGCCGGGGCTGACAGCCGGACGTACGGCGCCGTTCCCCGCTTCCAGCGGGTCCGGCGCCGTACTCGGGGCGCCGGGCCCGTGCCGGCCAGGGCCGCCGCGTCAGGGTGTCAGGCCCTTGCGGACCCGGGCCGCGCGGCGGGCCTCGGCCGCCTGGCGCGCCTCGATGGTCTTGCGGGACTCCTTGCCCTTGCCGGGCCGGCCCGGGCGGGTGCCGATCCCGCGGAACCCGAGGTCCGTGCCGCTCGGCCGGCCCTTGGCGTCGGTCGGCGCGGACCCGGCCAGCGGGACGCCGGAGGGAGCCTTCGCCCCGGTGATCCGGCTCAGCGCCGCCTCGCCGGACCGGACCTGGGTGATGGTGGGCCGGATCTTGGCGTCGGCCATCAGCCGCGTGATGTCACGCCGCTGGTTGGGCGTGATCAGGGTGACCACCTTGCCGGACTCGCCGGCCCGCGCGGTCCGGCCGCCGCGGTGCAGGTAGTCCTTGCTGTCGGCCGGGGGGTCCACGTTGACCACGAGGTCGAGGTCGTCGATGTGGATGCCGCGGGCGGCCACGTTGGTGGCGACCAGGACCGTGACCAGGCCGTCCTTGAACTGCCCCAGGGTCCGGGTGCGCTGGGGCTGGGACTTGCCGCTGTGCAGCCCCTCCGCCCGTACGCCCATGGCCCGCAGGTGCTTCACGAACTGGTCGACGCCGTGCTTGGTGTCCAGGAACATCAGCACCCGGCCCTCGCGCGCGGCGATCTCGGTCGCCGCCGAGACCTTGTCCGCCGCGTGGATGTGCAGCACGTGGTGGTCCATCGTGCCGACCGAGGCCGACTGCGGGTCCACCGAGTGCGAGACCGGATCCTTGAGGTAGCGGCGCACCAGCTGGTCGACGTTGCGGTCCAGGGTGGCGGAGAACAGCATCCGCTGCCCGGCGTGGTGGACCTGGTCCAGGATCTCGGTGACCTGGGGCATGAACCCCATGTCGCACATCTGGTCGGCCTCGTCCAGCACCGTGATCCGCACCCGCTCCAGGTGCACGTCACGCCGTCCGACCAGGTCGCTCAGCCGCCCGGGGGTCGCGACGACGACTTCCACGCCGGTGCGCAGCGCGCCCGACTGGCGGCCGATCGAGAGCCCGCCGACGACGGTGGCCATGCGCAGCTTCAGGGCCCGCGCGTACGGGTCCAGCGCTTCGGTGACCTGCTGCGCCAGCTCGCGCGTCGGTACGAGGACCAGGGCGAGCGGGCGCTTCGGGTCCGCCTGCTGTCCCGCCGTACGGGCCAGCAGGGCCAGGCCGAAGGCGAGGGTCTTGCCGGAGCCGGTACGGCCGCGGCCGAGGATGTCACGGCCCGTGAGGGAGTTGGGCAGGGTCGCCGCCTGGATCGGGAACGGCTCGCGCACCTCCTGCTCCACCAGGGTCGTCACCAGCTCAGGGGGGAGGCCCAGTTCGTCGAACGAGGCCACCGGGGGCAGTGCCGGGGTGCCCGTGCGGGGCATGGCGAACTCGCCCTGCGGACCGAGGGTCCGGGGCGTCTTGCCGCCGTGCTTGGCTCCCGGCTTGGAGCCTGCCTTCGCTCCGGCCTTGATGCCGAAACGCCCATGAGCTGACGGGTTCTTCATGCAGAACCTTCCGTGAAGAGAGCGGGAGGGGACGGGCGCGGAGGGCGGACGGGACCGTGAACGGCGACGAGCCGGGCCCGTACCCCTCGGTACGGCCCCGGCTCGTCGTACGTGTCCGCATCGGGCCAAAGCGCCCCGCGCCTGAAGTTTCCCGCCCATTTTACCAGTCGGGACCTACGGAGCCGCGGGGCCGGGTGCATCGCCGCAGACCTCGGCGTGATGGGCCCGCATCTGCTGCGCCGCCCGGTCGAACCAGTCGGCGATGACGGCGATCTCATCCGGGGTGTACTCGGCGAACACCGTGCCGAGCCGCGCGTAGAAGGGTTCGTACACGGCGACGACCCGCGCGGTCGCCGCCGGATCGGCCACCACCCGTACGCGGCGCCGGTCGGCCGGGTCCGGGCGGCGGTGCGCGTAGCCGGCGCGCTCCAGGCGGTTGAGCACCCCGGTGACGGCGCCGGTGGTCAGGTTGGTCAGTTCGGCCAGGTCGCCGGCGGAGAGCGGGGTGTCGGCGGCTCCCAGGATGTGGCCCAGGCAGGTCAGATCGGTGACGTTCAGGCCGAGCCGCTGCGCCATCTCCTGCTGCCCGATGAGCCCGAGGGCCACGAACCGGTCCATGCGTGCGAGGGCCTCCCCGGCCGTGACCGGGGGGCGGGTCTTGCCGTGCACCCACACACTCCTTAGTATCTAAGTTACTTAGCTCGTGAGATAAAAGATCCTGCTCCGAGCCTACTGCCGTCCGTCCCTCCGAGGAGAATCCATGAGCGCACACGGACACGTCGACCTGGGCCACACGGTGGCCGGCTGGACCGGCACCGCCCTGGCCCTGCTGGGCACCGCCGGGGCCGGAGCCGCGCTCTGCGCCGGCTGGGCTCCCGGCGTCTGGGCGGGTCTCGGTCTGGTCCTGGTGGCGGCGCTGGTCACCTGGCTCCTCCATCTGGCCGGCTGGGGCAAGCCCAGCGGGCCCCGCCCGGAGGCCGAGTGGGACTGGCGCGTCCGGGACACCGCCGCCCGTACGGGGCACGCGGACTGCCTGGGCTGCCGGGCCGGCGGGCCGCGACGGGCCGCCGCGACGGCCCTCGCCCCCCGGTCCGCGGCGTCGTCGCCCGCCGCGGACCGCAGCGCGTGAACATCCGGGTCCACCCCCCGGTCGGCCGCGCTCGGAGTGTGGCCGGCGTGACGGGTGGGCAGTATCGAGACGGCCGCACGTGCGGCCCGAGTGGAACGTTGAGAAGGATCAGCCAGATGGCAACAGGCATCGTGAAGTGGTTCAACTCGGAGAAGGGGTTCGGCTTCATCCAGCAGGACGACGGCGGCCCCGACGTGTTCGTGCACTTCTCCGCCATCCAGACGACCGGCTTCAAGGAGCTGGCCGAGGGCGCGAAGGTCGAGTACGACGTCACCCAGGGCCCCAAGGGCCCCCAGGCCGAACGGGTGGTCACGCTCTGACACCGCTTCGCGAGCCCAGCCCGTGAAGGGAGCCCCCGCCGGTCATCCGGCGGGGGCTCCAGCGCGGTGGAGGGCCAGCAGCAGGGCCCAGATCCGGTCCGCGAGGGCGCCGGGGGACGCGGGGCCGGCCGCCGTCCGCTCGGGGTCCGCCGGGATCAGGCCGTGCAGCCAGTCCGCGAGGACGCCGGTGAAGGCGGCCGCCACCGCCGAGGCCACCAGGTCCGGGTTGGGCGCGCCGACCGCGACCCGCTCGGCGCGGGCCCGGGCGCGCAGCTCCCGGTGCAGGCGCTCGCCGAGCGGGCCGCCGCCGCCCGGCAGGAGCAGCGTGCGGTACAGGGCCGCGTGGCCCTCGGCGGCGGACAGGAACCCGGCGAGGGCGGCCGGGGGCCGGGCCGGGGGCGGCGCCGCCCGATCGGTCTGCCAGGCGTGCAGGGCGTCCACCGCCGCGTGCACGACGTCGGCGCAGGCGTCGACGGCCAGCGCGGGGAGGTCCTCGTAGTGCAGGTAGAACGTCGCCCGGCCGACCCCCGCCCGGCGGACCACCGCCGAGACGCTGACCTCGGCGAGCTCCCGCCCGGCGCCGCACTCGGCGAGCAGGGCCTCGCGCAGCCGCGCCTTGGTCCGGGCGGTGCGCGGGTCCCCGGCGCGCGGGCCGCTCACGCGGCGAGCAGCGCGGCGCCCAGGGCGAGCGCGCCGGGCAGGGCCTGGGCCACGAGGATCCGGCGGTTGGCGGTGGCGGCCCCGTACACCCCCGCGACGATCACGCAGATCAGGAAGAAGACCTGCGTGTCGAGGGCGTCGGTGACCAGCCCCCACACCAGGCCGGCGGCCAGGAAGCCGTTGTAGAGGCCCTGGTTGGCGGCGAGCGTCGCGGTGAGCCGCGCCGTGTCCGCGTCGAAGCCGGACAGGGCGCGCCCCGGTGGCCGCTGCCACAGGAACATCTCCAGGACCAGGAAGTAGGCGTGGAGCGCGGCGACGACGCCGATGAGGACCTGAGCGACCGTGTGCACGGCCCCTCCCTCCGTCTCGGGAACCGATTTCCTGGACGACTGTACAGGAAATCGCCGCCGCGCCCGGCCGGTACCTCAGTCCTCTCCCACGGTGATCGCCGAGACGGGGCAGGCCCGCGCGGCCTCCCGCACGAGGGCGCTGCCGTGTCCGTCCTCCCGTCCCGGCAGCACCTCGCCGAGCCCGTCGTCGTCCTGGGTGAACACCTGGGGCGCGGTCAGCGCGCACTGGCCGGCGCCGATGCAGCGGTCCTGGTCAACGGAGATCCGCACGCCGCTCACCAGGCCACGGGGAGTTCGACCATGCCCTGGATGGTGTCCCCCGGCTTGAACGGGATCCGGTCCGGTTCGGCCGCCAGCCGCAGGCCCGGCAGGCGCCGGAACAGGGTTCCCAGCGCGATCTCCATCTCCGCGCGGGCCAGGTTCTGGCCGAGGCACTGGTGGATGCCGAAGCCGAAGGCCAGGTGGTGCCGGGCCGGCCGGTGCCAGTCGAGGGCGTCCGGTTCGGGGAACACCGCGTCGTCGCGGTTGATGACGGAGGTGGAGAAGACCACCCCGTCGTCCGGCCGGATGGTGACCCCGCCGATCCGGATCTCCTCGGTGGCGACCCGCAGCATGCCGTCGGCGATGGACAGGAAGCGCATCAGCTCCTCCACCGCCTCCGACATCAGCGAGGGGTCGGCCCGCAGCTCGGCCAGCTGCTCCGGGTGGCGCAGCAGGGTGAAGGTGCCCAGCGAGATCATGTTCGCGGTGGTCTCGTGGCCCGCGATCAGCAGGATCGTGGCCAGGGAGACCAGTTCCTCGATGTCGGTCTCGCCGGTCTCCAGGCGGTCGGTGACGAGTTCGTCCAGCAGTCCGTCGCCCGGATCGGTGCGCTTGCGCCGGATCAGGGCCTCCAGGTAGGTGTCGAGCTCGTGGCGGGCGTCCTCGACGTCGGCGGGCTCGGGGCCGCGCAGCAGCCTGCGCGACTGGGCCTCGAAGAACTCGTGGTCCTCGTAGGGGACGCCGAGGAGCGCGCAGATCACCATGGAGGGCACCGGCAGGGCGAAGGCGCCGACCAGCTCGGCGCGCGGCCCGGCCGCCACCATCGCGTCGATCAGCCGGTCCACGGTCTCCTGGATCCTGGGCCGCAGGGCCGCCGTGCGCTTGACCGAGAAGCTGGGGATCAGCATCCGTCGCTGCGTGTTGTGCTCCGGATCGTCCACCCCGAGCAGGGCGACGCGCCGGTTCTGCAGCCCCTTGAACCGCCGGGTGGGGGCTGGGAAGGACTCCTTGGTGCGGTCCGTGGACAGGCGCGGATCGGAGAGCAGGGCGCGCGCCTGCGCGTGGCCGGTGACCACCCATACGGAGCGGCCGTCGAAGAGGGTGACCCGGGAGAGGGGGCGCGCCTCCCGGAGGGGCTCGTAGGCGGCCGGCGGGTGGTAGGGACAGGTTCGGTCCTGGGGGAAGGCAACGGCATCGGACATGGAAAGCAACACCTCGCAAGCGATGGTTCCGTCTCGCCGGATTCCATTACATGCCTGAGGCACCTATCTCACCTATGCCACTTTCGGCCAGTCTGACCGGGTTCACCCGGGCGCGCGTCCCCGGCCCCACCGGGGCGGTCGGCTCAGAGGTGGGTGTCGAGGAACGTCCGGAACTCGTCCCCCGTCAGCGGGCCGGCGTGGGTCGCCACCGCTTCCCCGGACCGCAGCAGGACGACGGTGGGCGCCCCGGTCACCCCGTGGCGGAGCACCGCCCCCGGGCAGCGGGTGATGTCGGCGCGGACGGCGGTCAGGCGGCTCCCGTACTCCTGCGCCAGTTCCGCGAGGAGTCCGTCCATCACCCGGCAGGCCTCCACGGCCTTCGGCCAGGTGCCGGTGAAGCAGACGAGGACCGGGCCCCCGGTCATGCCGACGATGAAGTCGAACTCCTCGTCCTCCAGTGGCCGGTGTACCCGACGGGCCATGGGTGTGCTCCTTGGTCGCTTGTCTGCCGTGACCGTCAGCCTAGGTGGTCCCGACAAGGCGCGCGGACGCCGGAGCCCGGCCGGACGGGGCCGCTCCGGGCGGGATTGTCAGTGCCGCCTGTGAAGCTGGCCCCATGGACGACAGGATGCTGCGGCGCCGGGTCTACGGCGGCGACCACGACGACCCCGACCCGGGCCCGCGACCGGGCCACAGCTACGGCGAACTCGTCGGCGGCCCCCTCGACGGGCTGCTCCTCGACGTCACCGGCTGGAGCGTGCGCCGACTGGGCGAGGAGGCCCGGCTGCCCACCGAGATAGGGCGTTACGGGCCGGGCGGGCGGGCCCACTACCGCCGCCGGCCCGGCGACGCGGACCACTGGGACTGGTCCGGCGACAGCAGGTAGGGCGCGGGGGCGCGCGGACGGACCCCCGATCCGCCGACGTGTGACCGGGGGCCCTGCACGTCTCTTCCGCCACGGCCCACCGATCGGATGCGCCGGAAGCGGACGGATCGGAGGCCACACCCGCGCGACCTCACCGCAGCGGCTCCGCGCACCGTCCGTACAGCAGCACCCGTTGCCCGACGTCAAGCCCCGTGAGATCATCAAATTTCAACGGTCCGTCTCCTTTCGTCCGCGCATCGCAACGCGGGCGAAAGAGTGCGGGCCGTTGCCATGTCCACGGTTTCGGGCAATCCACCAGGATCTGTGGACGTCGTGGACGGGGAGGGTCCCAGTGCGAAGGGCAGGTCCGGTTTGAAGTACGCGACAGAGCCGACGGAAGCCCGCATCGAGGATGCGGGCAACATCCTGGTCGCGCCTTCGACGTTGCACGACCAGGACGTGATCAGGGAGTTCTTCGGGTCCACGACCACCCCGGAGGACCTTGCTTCCGGTTCGCCGGACCTCGCGCAGAAGACCGTCTACCTGTGTGGCGACGTATCCGGGGTCAGCCGCCGCCAACTGGATGCGGCGGAGCGGGTGTTCGTCATCCGGGAGCTGTCACACGGCTACCGGGAGGACGCCGGCGAGCCGTGGACGCCCGTCGGCCTCGGCCGGGTTCCCGTCCGTGTGCACGGTGCCGGCGTGTACTACCGCCGCTTCTTCGGCCCCGGTGCCGATCACTTCGGACGGATCCGTGCGGAGCACGCGTTCCAGTCCCTGACGGAGTCCACCAAGCCCGGAACCGCCCATCGCAGCGGCATCTATCTGACGCCCGTCACGCGAAACGGTGACGAACTGCATTTCCGCCTGCTCCGGTGCTCCACGAACCTCTCGGGGCCGACCGAGGGCTTTCGCCCGACCGACACGAGCATCGTCGAGGACCTGAACCGCGAGGCCGCCGCCGTCTTCCGGAACCACGCACCGCTGAATCACGTCCTCGCCCAGATCTACCACAACACCCTCGCGACGGCCGGGCGCAAGCAGTCCAAGGCCAAGATCTCGGCCCATGCCGACAAGACGAAGGACATGCCCGTCAACGGCATCATGGCCTTCTGCACCTTCTACGACGGGCTCGACAAGCTGCAGCCCCTGGCCGAAGACGCCTTCGACCACGGGGTCAAGGGTGTCAGCGGGCTGACCAGGCTCCACTTCCGCCTCAAGGAGCCGAGCGGAGAACGCGACGGGGTCGCGCTCCCCGCGCAGTTCACCCTGACCCTCTATCCCGGCTCCGTGTTCTTCATGCCGCTGTCCGTCAACCGCCTGTACACGCACGAGATCCGGCCTTCGGGACTGGACGCGGAATCGCTCCCGACCCGCCTGGGATACGTGGTGCGCTGTTCGAGCGCCGAAGCCGTTCACAAGAACGGCCACACGTTCCTCAAAGCGGCCGGAGGCCTGGTGCGGCTCGGGCCACCCACGCCGGCGGGCATGGACGAGCTGCGCAGGCTGTACGCCGAGGAGAACAGGACCTCGTCCTTCATCGACTACGGCGACGAATTCCTCTTCAGCATGAACACGGGAGACTATGTTGCCCCCCGGGTCTAGGATCTCGGACGAGATCCTCTCGTGCGCTCTGCCGGCCGAGGAGAACCTCTTCGCGGAGCTGTCCGCATCGGTTCGTTGGGAAGACGTGGGGAAAGGCCGGCAAGGCGCCACGCT
Protein-coding sequences here:
- a CDS encoding class I SAM-dependent methyltransferase, whose protein sequence is MQHVSQAPVTTPDAEPAPPEPRAFSQVKGWFSAYDQVLFDWFLKRQNATPEASGDILELGAFLGKSAIFLAGYLREGEEFTVCDLFDSPAPDDSNLAEMRDSYPTLTRRGFETNYLAFHPSLPTVIQAPTSVVADRVRPGSCRFVHVDASHLHEHVVQDIASSRLVATPDAVVVFDDYRAAHCPGVAAAVWGAVAGEGLRVIAVSASKLYATWGDPVPHQSALLAWLEGRTDLWHGVDVVAGHPLVRIGDEGVAAPPAPKPLRPPAEPVAAPAAAVKPVRWRRLAKDLLPPLLTRAIVARRRRRG
- a CDS encoding DEAD/DEAH box helicase codes for the protein MKNPSAHGRFGIKAGAKAGSKPGAKHGGKTPRTLGPQGEFAMPRTGTPALPPVASFDELGLPPELVTTLVEQEVREPFPIQAATLPNSLTGRDILGRGRTGSGKTLAFGLALLARTAGQQADPKRPLALVLVPTRELAQQVTEALDPYARALKLRMATVVGGLSIGRQSGALRTGVEVVVATPGRLSDLVGRRDVHLERVRITVLDEADQMCDMGFMPQVTEILDQVHHAGQRMLFSATLDRNVDQLVRRYLKDPVSHSVDPQSASVGTMDHHVLHIHAADKVSAATEIAAREGRVLMFLDTKHGVDQFVKHLRAMGVRAEGLHSGKSQPQRTRTLGQFKDGLVTVLVATNVAARGIHIDDLDLVVNVDPPADSKDYLHRGGRTARAGESGKVVTLITPNQRRDITRLMADAKIRPTITQVRSGEAALSRITGAKAPSGVPLAGSAPTDAKGRPSGTDLGFRGIGTRPGRPGKGKESRKTIEARQAAEARRAARVRKGLTP
- a CDS encoding MarR family winged helix-turn-helix transcriptional regulator; its protein translation is MHGKTRPPVTAGEALARMDRFVALGLIGQQEMAQRLGLNVTDLTCLGHILGAADTPLSAGDLAELTNLTTGAVTGVLNRLERAGYAHRRPDPADRRRVRVVADPAATARVVAVYEPFYARLGTVFAEYTPDEIAVIADWFDRAAQQMRAHHAEVCGDAPGPAAP
- a CDS encoding HGxxPAAW family protein — its product is MSAHGHVDLGHTVAGWTGTALALLGTAGAGAALCAGWAPGVWAGLGLVLVAALVTWLLHLAGWGKPSGPRPEAEWDWRVRDTAARTGHADCLGCRAGGPRRAAATALAPRSAASSPAADRSA
- a CDS encoding cold-shock protein; this translates as MATGIVKWFNSEKGFGFIQQDDGGPDVFVHFSAIQTTGFKELAEGAKVEYDVTQGPKGPQAERVVTL
- a CDS encoding TetR/AcrR family transcriptional regulator gives rise to the protein MSGPRAGDPRTARTKARLREALLAECGAGRELAEVSVSAVVRRAGVGRATFYLHYEDLPALAVDACADVVHAAVDALHAWQTDRAAPPPARPPAALAGFLSAAEGHAALYRTLLLPGGGGPLGERLHRELRARARAERVAVGAPNPDLVASAVAAAFTGVLADWLHGLIPADPERTAAGPASPGALADRIWALLLALHRAGAPAG
- a CDS encoding DUF1304 domain-containing protein codes for the protein MHTVAQVLIGVVAALHAYFLVLEMFLWQRPPGRALSGFDADTARLTATLAANQGLYNGFLAAGLVWGLVTDALDTQVFFLICVIVAGVYGAATANRRILVAQALPGALALGAALLAA
- a CDS encoding ferredoxin, with amino-acid sequence MRISVDQDRCIGAGQCALTAPQVFTQDDDGLGEVLPGREDGHGSALVREAARACPVSAITVGED
- a CDS encoding cytochrome P450; this encodes MSDAVAFPQDRTCPYHPPAAYEPLREARPLSRVTLFDGRSVWVVTGHAQARALLSDPRLSTDRTKESFPAPTRRFKGLQNRRVALLGVDDPEHNTQRRMLIPSFSVKRTAALRPRIQETVDRLIDAMVAAGPRAELVGAFALPVPSMVICALLGVPYEDHEFFEAQSRRLLRGPEPADVEDARHELDTYLEALIRRKRTDPGDGLLDELVTDRLETGETDIEELVSLATILLIAGHETTANMISLGTFTLLRHPEQLAELRADPSLMSEAVEELMRFLSIADGMLRVATEEIRIGGVTIRPDDGVVFSTSVINRDDAVFPEPDALDWHRPARHHLAFGFGIHQCLGQNLARAEMEIALGTLFRRLPGLRLAAEPDRIPFKPGDTIQGMVELPVAW
- a CDS encoding thioredoxin family protein; the encoded protein is MARRVHRPLEDEEFDFIVGMTGGPVLVCFTGTWPKAVEACRVMDGLLAELAQEYGSRLTAVRADITRCPGAVLRHGVTGAPTVVLLRSGEAVATHAGPLTGDEFRTFLDTHL